The following coding sequences lie in one Oryza brachyantha chromosome 10, ObraRS2, whole genome shotgun sequence genomic window:
- the LOC102710331 gene encoding cell number regulator 10-like — MEGSMYPPASKLEGESSSAAAAAAEGEPVTGIPVGMFYPAPPMERVVSCRVGPAGGAWTTGLCDCSDDCNTCCMACWCPCIPVGQIAEIVDKGSSSCPLNGVLYCLVFHVSGGMCQWLYPCAYRAKLRAAYGLPETPCSDCVVNFCCQTCSIAQMHRELQNRGYDPSLGWEVNSRRMMVTPPQHQAMEGMTR, encoded by the exons ATGGAGGGCAGCATGTATCCTCCGGCGTCCAAACTGGAGGGcgagtcgtcgtcggcggcggcggcggcggcggaaggggaGCCGGTGACCGGCATCCCCGTGGGCATGTTCTACCCTGCTCCGCCGATGGAGCGTGTGGTGTCCTGCCGCGTGGGGCCGGCCGGAGGTGCGTGGACCACCGGCCTCTGCGATTGCTCCGACGACTGCAACACAT GTTGCATGGCGTGCTGGTGCCCCTGCATCCCAGTCGGGCAGATCGCGGAGATCGTCGACAAGGGCTCATCAT CATGCCCGTTGAACGGGGTGTTGTACTGCTTGGTGTTCCACGTGTCGGGGGGGATGTGCCAGTGGCTGTACCCGTGCGCCTACCGTGCGAAGCTGCGGGCGGCGTACGGGCTGCCGGAGACGCCCTGCTCCGACTGCGTCGTCAACTTCTGCTGCCAGACCTGCTCCATTGCTCAGATGCACCGGGAGCTCCAAAACCGCGGCTACGACCCATCCCTTG GATGGGAGGTCAACTCGCGGAGGATGATGGTGACTCCTCCCCAACACCAAGCGATGGAAGGAATGACTCGCTAG
- the LOC102710620 gene encoding transmembrane 9 superfamily member 3-like: protein MAAAKLLLGAGLALALLVGCATADSHRFRPGDAVPLYANKVGPFHNPSETYRYFDLPFCAPDKVKDKIEALGEVLNGDRLVDAPYKLDFRVDYDAKFVCSKKLTKDDVIKFRHAVSKDYYFQMYYDDLPLWGFIGTKPEKADGGDKYYLYRHLIFDILYNNDHVIEINVHTDQNTVVDLTEDKEVDVEFLYTAKWKETQTPFEKRMEKYSSSSVMPHHLEVHWFSIINSCVTVLLLLGFLATILMRVLKNDFVKYSHDEEEPDEQEETGWKYIHGDVFRFPNNKSLFSAAIGTGTQLFALTTFIFLLALVGVFYPYNRGALFTALVVIYALTSGIAGYSATSFYCQLEGNNWVRNLLLTGCLFCGPLFLTFCFLNTVAIAYNSTAALPFGTICVIMLIWTLVTFPLLVLGGIAGKNSKNEFQAPCRTTKFPREVPPLAWYRRTIPQMAMAGFLPFSAIYIELYYIFASIWGHRIYTIYSILFIVFIILLIVTAFITVALTYFQLTSEDHEWWWRSFLCGGSTGFFVFGYCLYYYHERSDMSGFMQTSFFFGYMACICYAFFLMLGMVGFRASLLFVRHIYKSIKCE from the exons atggcggcggcgaagctcCTCCTTGGTGCTGGCCTCGCCCTAGCCTTGTTGGTCGGCTGCGCGACGGCGGACAGCCACCGGTTCAGGCCGGGCGACGCCGTGCCTCTCTACGCCAACAAGGTCGGCCCTTTCCACAACCCCAG CGAGACTTACCGGTATTTTGACTTGCCCTTTTGTGCCCCAG ATAAAGTGAAGGACAAGATTGAAGCCCTTGGTGAAGTCCTCAATGGGGATCGTTTGGTTGATGCACCTTACAAGCTTGATTTCCGTGTAGATTATGATGCAAAGTTTGTTTGTTCTAAAAAGCTCACCAAGGATGATGTTATCAAGTTCCGGCATGCAGTTTCCAAGGATTACTACTTCCAGATGTACTATGATGACCTTCCCCTTTGGGGATTTATTGGGACTAAGCCAGAAAAAGCAGATGGAGGGGATAAGTACTATCTTTACAGGCACCTCATCTTTGACATCCTTTACAATAATGACCATGTAATTGAAATCAATGTGCACACTGATCAGAATACAGTAGTGGACTTGACAGAAGATAAGGAAGTCGATGTTGAATTCCTTTATACAGCCAAGTGGAAGGAGACACAGACACCATTTGAGAAGAGGATGGAGAAGTACTCAAGCTCATCCGTTATGCCACATCACTTGGAAGTTCACTGGTTTTCGATTATAAACTCTTGTGTCACAGTTCTCCTCTTGTTAGGATTTCTGGCAACGATCCTCATGCGTGTACTGAAGAATGATTTTGTCAA GTATTCCCATGATGAAGAGGAACCTGATGAGCAGGAAGAAACGGGATGGAAGTATATTCATGGGGATGTCTTTCGGTTCCCCAATAACAAGTCGTTGTTTTCTGCTGCTATTGGTACAGGCACTCAGCTGTTTGCTCT CACAACATTTATATTCCTACTTGCACTGGTTGGAGTATTCTATCCTTACAACCGGGGTGCACTCTTTACTGCACTCGTTGTCATTTATGCACTCACTTCAGGCATTGCTGGGTACAGTGCAACTTCTTTCTACTGTCAGCTTGAGGGAAACAACTGG GTGAGGAACCTGCTATTAACTGGATGCCTGTTTTGTGGACCTCTCTTTCTGACATTCTGTTTCTTGAACACTGTTGCCATTGCTTATAATTCAACTGCAGCATTGCCCTTTGGTACTATCTGTGTCATTATGCTCATATGGACACTGGTTACATTTCCTTTACTTGTTTTGGGAGGTATTGCTGGGAAGAACAGTAAAAATGAGTTCCAGGCACCTTGTCGCACCACCAAATTCCCAAGAGAGGTTCCACCGCTTGCCTGGTACCGGAGAACCATTCCACAGATGGCAATGGCTGGTTTTCTTCCTTTCAGTGCCATTTACATTGAGCTGTACTACATCTTTGCAAGCATCTGGGGACACAGGATCTACACAATTTACAGCATTCTGTTTATAGTTTTCATCATCCTCCTTATCGTTACTGCCTTCATTACTGTTGCTTTAACCTACTTTCAACTTACTTCTGAAGACCACGAGTGGTGGTGGAG GTCATTCCTGTGTGGTGGATCAACTGGGTTTTTCGTCTTCGGCTACTGCTTATACTACTACCATGAACGGTCTGACATGTCTGGGTTCATGCAGACATCATTCTTCTTTGGTTACATGGCATGCATCTGCTATGCCTTCTTCCTTATGCTGGGCATGGTGGGTTTCCGTGCCTCCTTGCTGTTCGTTCGCCACATATACAAATCTATTAAATGTGAGTAA